The Planktothrix agardhii NIES-204 genomic interval CTCCAGAATAGTGCGGCAACTGAAAGAGTGCATCGAGTCACTCATCAATTGGCGGATAGTTTAGGAATTGAAGCCCGGTTATTAGTTTCCTATGAAGCCATCACATTAACAACAAAAATCCATAATCAATTCTATTCGCGCATTAGCATCCCGATTCCGGTGATGAAAATTAATATGATGGTGATCACTCAAGTGATGCGTTTAGTTGATGATATTCAACAAGGACATAAAACCTTAGAACAACTTACGGATGAGTTAGAACTAATTAATTATCATTAAAATTAATTATCATTAAAATTCAAAGTTCCCTCGGCAGCCATCGCATTTGGTGCCGTTGTGGGAATGATTCCTGGGATTTATATTTTCAGGGCGGGAAGTGGTTTGATTTTAATGATGAAGTTAGGAATCCATGCCGATGTTCCGTTAATTGCTAATACTATTGTTATGGCAGGCACAGGATTATTAATGACACTAGCTATTCCTGTGGGTTTAGCATTGCCTAATCTCTTGTTTTTTCGTTCAGAGGATTAGAGGGAATAGGTAATAGGTAATAGTCACGTGATTAAGTATATGGAGTAAACATTTAAGTATTAAGAATTAAAAATTTATGGTTAAGAATTCCAGTTAAATGTTAGCAATCCCTGAAAAAATCAATAATTGAGTATGGGCGATACCTGATGTTTGACAGAATGTAAAGTTAAATTACAACTGTGATTAAAATGTTGAGAAATTTTCCAAAATTGAATCAATCCCTTAATCTGGAAGTTTAAAGTAATATTACAAGAGAGAACCA includes:
- a CDS encoding putative integral membrane protein gives rise to the protein MTPTVLPEIDQKFHLVLLTARLLLQNSAATERVHRVTHQLADSLGIEARLLVSYEAITLTTKIHNQFYSRISIPIPVMKINMMVITQVMRLVDDIQQGHKTLEQLTDELELINYH